One genomic window of Massilia sp. KIM includes the following:
- a CDS encoding DEAD/DEAH box helicase produces MREDELRARLAACRPEETMILALLAVAGEPMGRQRILEHMMAAGVPLPPGQWADELARLRERGLVTEAGERGMGVAPEAAWPVLDAALDDGLFGRVAAAYAQVTPVRRDWQGHVMLRSYRQGLALLRIALFGGEDAGVVTPILAACLRCHEASYLHPLVDVCARPVFAPGAIARIHRGLRDGVLATLVAHAQREPATAPAIREAAERHAAQGHPSTSLRIALAEHFLLCGRLDDAVGLLAELEDAAALFLRSVAALLRDELETGLEGGEAALKLLRRETGKRKAIFEGFGAHLYVAALLRSSQPAHQKLLDAWLETATRAVQRPDNAVWFQLSMLREIRRGTVDTEVLASRSWEMALEPFTFRALLHHWLGLPQLAGKRAQLEEMLAQSEAAGFDFLSAQLAGLLGQLGYVGHEAKAGELRRRHRFTDMALWFEREEAWERQLNALINLQPAVNAEVVRESRLVWMIRYDPHLGVQEIEPREQKRDAQGGWTRGRAVGLKRLAEEGRELDWLTAQDLQAIGAIAGRRYYGSSSVRFEFELDKALGALVGHPLLFWMDAPGTRVELLPGEPELLVKARASTVLIALQPPVHEQEGEVIVTRETPTRLRLVQVKEEHRRIAAILGEGLEVPLAAERRVLRAISAISAIVTVQSDIGASPSDIEQIKADPRLHLHLRPYQQGMRMQVLVRPLPDAGAYYAPGEGAENVIADLNGVRTEAKRDLNAEREAERQLIAACQALEHAELDHGEWLLGQPLLCLELVDQLRALDPASVVVAWPEGEKFRVTKKATTKSVRIQIRRDRDWFAADGEVVIDEGRVMKLRELLERLREGGSRFVALGDNEYLALSDELHRRLNELFSYGELHGEEVRLHALASFSLEELAREAGQVDTDAAWRAHLERIAAIEAYTPELPSTLQAELRDYQREGFEWLGRLAHWGVGACLADDMGLGKTLQALALLLTRAKDGPALVVAPTSVCLNWIAEAQRFAPTLNLKLFGPGEREALIKEVGPFDVVVVSYGLLQLEAPLFAGRRWRSIVLDEAQAVKNMHTKRSQAVMALQGDFRMAATGTPLENHLGELWNLFRFINPGLLGNAEQFQLRFAGPIEKAQDKRAELAARHRLRRLTQPFILRRTKSQVLTELPPRTEIVLPVELTAEEAALYESLRREALDTLAALEAPESQKSIAILAEMMRLRRAVCNPELVAPGAGIASSKLAAFARLLDDLLENRHKVLVFSQFVDHLSLIRQYLDRKSIPYQYLDGATPMQERKRRVDAFQAGEGELFLISLKAGGVGINLTAADYVIHMDPWWNPAVEDQASDRAHRMGQQRPVTIYRLVARGTIEEGIVELHHHKRDLADSLLEGTEMAARMSPQDMLAMLRSGIGS; encoded by the coding sequence TGCGCATCGCCCTGTTCGGCGGCGAGGACGCCGGCGTGGTGACGCCGATCCTGGCCGCCTGCCTGCGCTGCCACGAGGCCAGCTACCTGCATCCGCTGGTCGACGTCTGCGCCCGCCCCGTCTTCGCGCCGGGCGCGATCGCGCGCATCCACCGCGGCCTGCGCGACGGCGTGCTGGCCACCCTGGTGGCCCACGCCCAGCGCGAGCCCGCCACCGCCCCCGCGATCCGCGAGGCGGCCGAGCGCCACGCGGCCCAGGGCCATCCCTCGACCTCGCTGCGCATCGCGCTGGCCGAGCACTTCCTGCTGTGCGGACGCCTGGACGACGCGGTGGGCCTGCTGGCCGAGCTCGAGGACGCGGCGGCCCTGTTCCTGCGCAGCGTCGCCGCCCTGCTGCGCGACGAGCTGGAAACCGGCCTCGAAGGCGGCGAGGCGGCCCTCAAGCTGCTGCGCCGCGAGACCGGCAAGCGCAAGGCGATCTTCGAGGGCTTCGGCGCCCACCTGTACGTGGCGGCCCTGCTGCGCAGCAGCCAGCCGGCCCACCAGAAGCTGCTCGACGCCTGGCTGGAGACCGCCACCCGCGCAGTGCAGCGCCCGGACAACGCGGTCTGGTTCCAGCTCTCGATGCTGCGCGAGATCCGGCGCGGCACGGTCGACACCGAGGTGCTGGCCTCGCGCAGCTGGGAGATGGCGCTCGAGCCCTTCACCTTCCGCGCCCTGCTGCACCACTGGCTGGGGTTGCCGCAGCTGGCGGGCAAGCGCGCCCAGCTCGAGGAGATGCTGGCCCAGTCCGAGGCCGCCGGCTTCGACTTCCTGTCGGCCCAGCTCGCGGGGCTGCTGGGGCAGCTCGGCTACGTCGGCCACGAGGCCAAGGCGGGGGAGCTGCGGCGCCGCCACCGCTTCACCGACATGGCGCTCTGGTTCGAGCGCGAAGAGGCCTGGGAGCGCCAGCTCAACGCCCTGATCAACCTGCAGCCGGCGGTGAACGCGGAAGTGGTGCGCGAATCGCGCCTGGTGTGGATGATCCGCTACGACCCGCACCTGGGGGTGCAGGAGATCGAGCCGCGCGAGCAGAAGCGCGACGCGCAGGGCGGCTGGACCCGCGGCCGCGCCGTGGGCCTGAAGCGCCTGGCCGAGGAAGGCCGGGAGCTCGACTGGCTCACCGCCCAGGACCTGCAGGCAATCGGCGCAATCGCCGGACGGCGCTACTACGGCAGCAGCAGCGTGCGTTTCGAGTTCGAGCTGGACAAGGCCTTGGGCGCCCTGGTCGGCCACCCGCTGCTGTTCTGGATGGATGCGCCCGGCACCCGGGTGGAGCTGCTGCCGGGCGAACCCGAGCTCTTGGTCAAGGCGCGCGCCAGCACCGTGCTGATCGCCCTCCAGCCGCCGGTGCACGAACAGGAGGGCGAGGTGATCGTGACGCGCGAGACCCCGACCCGCCTGCGCTTGGTGCAGGTGAAGGAGGAACACCGCCGCATCGCCGCCATCCTGGGCGAAGGCCTGGAAGTGCCGCTGGCGGCCGAGCGCCGCGTGCTGCGCGCGATCAGCGCCATCTCCGCCATCGTCACCGTGCAGTCGGACATCGGCGCCAGCCCGAGCGACATTGAGCAGATAAAGGCCGACCCGCGCCTGCACCTGCACCTGCGGCCCTACCAGCAGGGCATGCGCATGCAGGTGCTGGTGCGCCCGCTGCCGGACGCCGGCGCTTACTATGCGCCGGGCGAAGGGGCGGAAAACGTGATCGCCGACCTCAATGGCGTGCGCACCGAGGCGAAACGCGACCTGAACGCCGAGCGCGAGGCCGAGCGCCAGCTGATCGCCGCCTGCCAGGCCCTGGAACACGCGGAACTCGACCACGGCGAATGGCTGCTCGGCCAGCCCCTGCTGTGCCTGGAGCTGGTCGACCAGCTGCGCGCGCTCGACCCGGCGAGCGTGGTGGTGGCCTGGCCCGAAGGCGAGAAGTTCCGCGTCACTAAAAAAGCCACCACCAAGTCGGTCCGCATCCAGATCCGGCGCGACCGCGACTGGTTCGCGGCCGACGGCGAGGTGGTGATCGACGAGGGCCGGGTGATGAAGCTGCGCGAGCTGCTGGAGCGCCTGCGCGAGGGCGGCAGCCGCTTCGTGGCCCTGGGCGACAACGAATACCTGGCCCTGAGCGACGAGCTGCACCGGCGCCTGAACGAGTTGTTCTCCTACGGCGAGCTGCATGGCGAGGAAGTGCGCCTGCACGCGCTGGCCAGCTTCTCGCTGGAGGAGCTGGCGCGCGAGGCCGGCCAGGTCGACACCGACGCGGCCTGGCGCGCCCACCTGGAGCGCATCGCCGCCATCGAGGCCTATACCCCGGAACTGCCCTCGACCCTGCAGGCCGAGCTGCGCGACTACCAGCGCGAAGGCTTCGAGTGGCTGGGCCGCCTGGCCCACTGGGGCGTGGGCGCCTGCCTGGCCGACGACATGGGCCTGGGCAAGACCCTGCAGGCCCTGGCCCTGCTGCTCACCCGCGCCAAGGACGGCCCGGCCCTGGTGGTGGCCCCGACCTCGGTCTGCCTGAACTGGATCGCCGAGGCGCAGCGCTTCGCGCCGACCCTGAACCTGAAGCTGTTCGGCCCCGGCGAGCGCGAAGCCCTGATCAAGGAGGTCGGCCCCTTCGACGTGGTGGTGGTGAGCTATGGCCTGCTGCAGCTGGAAGCGCCGCTGTTCGCCGGGCGCCGCTGGCGCAGCATCGTGCTGGACGAGGCCCAGGCGGTGAAGAACATGCACACCAAGCGCTCGCAGGCGGTGATGGCCCTGCAGGGCGACTTCCGCATGGCCGCCACCGGCACCCCGCTGGAAAACCACCTGGGCGAACTGTGGAACCTGTTCCGCTTCATCAACCCTGGCTTGCTGGGCAATGCCGAACAGTTCCAGCTGCGCTTCGCCGGCCCGATCGAGAAGGCCCAGGACAAGCGCGCGGAACTGGCCGCGCGCCACCGCCTGCGCCGCCTGACCCAGCCCTTCATCCTGCGCCGCACCAAGTCCCAGGTGCTGACCGAGCTGCCGCCGCGCACCGAGATCGTGCTGCCGGTGGAGCTGACGGCGGAAGAAGCGGCGCTCTACGAATCGCTGCGGCGCGAAGCCCTCGACACCCTGGCCGCGCTGGAAGCGCCCGAAAGCCAGAAGTCGATCGCGATCCTGGCCGAGATGATGCGGCTGCGGCGCGCGGTCTGCAATCCCGAACTGGTGGCGCCGGGCGCCGGCATCGCCAGCAGCAAGCTGGCGGCCTTCGCCCGCCTGCTCGACGACCTGCTGGAAAACCGCCACAAGGTGCTGGTGTTCAGCCAGTTCGTCGACCACCTGAGCCTGATCCGCCAGTACCTGGACAGGAAATCGATCCCCTACCAGTACCTGGACGGCGCCACCCCCATGCAGGAGCGCAAGCGGCGGGTCGACGCCTTCCAGGCCGGCGAGGGCGAGCTGTTCCTGATCAGCCTGAAGGCGGGCGGGGTCGGCATCAACCTCACCGCGGCCGACTACGTGATCCACATGGACCCGTGGTGGAACCCGGCGGTGGAAGACCAGGCCTCGGACCGCGCCCACCGCATGGGCCAGCAGCGGCCGGTCACCATCTACCGCCTGGTGGCGCGCGGCACCATCGAGGAAGGGATCGTCGAGCTGCACCACCATAAGCGCGACCTGGCCGACAGCCTGCTGGAGGGGACGGAAATGGCGGCGCGCATGTCGCCCCAGGACATGCTGGCGATGCTGCGCAGCGGGATCGGCAGCTAG